From Nitrobacter sp. NHB1, a single genomic window includes:
- a CDS encoding uroporphyrinogen-III synthase has translation MAVLVTRPEPDNEATAAVLRARGLEVLLSPVLRFEAVAFEIDPDARYGAVVVTSGNALRALAAHPARESLLKLAVFAVGRHTAEAARQAGFQDVVAAGGDAVALRELIIKSARAKPLAKGARILYLAAADRSCDLAGELGARGLAVVTATCYRMAPVAILSREVCDAFAAHRISAVLHYSRRSARAFLDAVRTGGVEISALAVPQCCISGTVASILRDAGAPHVVMARAPAENAVLEALDCALRPLSR, from the coding sequence GTGGCGGTTCTCGTCACGCGACCTGAACCGGACAATGAAGCCACCGCCGCCGTCCTGCGGGCGAGGGGGCTTGAGGTTCTGTTGTCGCCGGTGTTGCGCTTCGAGGCGGTCGCTTTCGAAATCGATCCGGATGCGCGCTATGGCGCCGTCGTCGTGACCAGCGGCAACGCGTTGCGCGCGCTCGCCGCCCATCCGGCTCGAGAGTCGCTGCTGAAGCTGGCGGTGTTCGCGGTGGGCCGGCACACCGCGGAGGCCGCGCGCCAGGCCGGATTTCAGGATGTGGTCGCGGCAGGCGGAGATGCGGTGGCATTGCGCGAACTCATTATAAAGAGTGCTCGCGCGAAACCCCTGGCGAAGGGGGCGAGGATTCTTTATCTCGCAGCGGCCGATCGCTCATGCGATCTCGCCGGAGAGCTCGGAGCGCGCGGTTTGGCTGTCGTGACGGCGACGTGTTACCGGATGGCGCCGGTGGCGATCCTGTCGCGCGAGGTCTGTGATGCGTTTGCCGCGCACCGGATATCGGCGGTGCTGCACTATTCGCGACGCAGCGCCCGGGCGTTCCTGGACGCCGTCCGCACCGGGGGCGTCGAGATATCGGCTTTGGCGGTCCCGCAATGTTGCATCTCCGGCACCGTGGCCTCGATTCTGCGAGACGCCGGCGCTCCCCATGTGGTAATGGCGCGCGCGCCGGCCGAAAATGCGGTATTGGAGGCGCTGGATTGTGCGTTGCGGCCGCTATCGCGGTAA